Part of the Alosa alosa isolate M-15738 ecotype Scorff River chromosome 18, AALO_Geno_1.1, whole genome shotgun sequence genome is shown below.
AACCATAAGTGAACCTACTTCAGTGTAACTTTTATACTCACCTGGATCAATGAAATGCTTGAATTCCACTAACGTTGCATATCTGGTCCTGTCAACTGCCACATACTCTGCTTAaaaggggattttttttttttgtacataaATATTTGTTTGATGCGGTTCCAGCTCTTCACTGTCCATATAACCAATTGAAGTTTCAGTTATACCATACCTTTAGTTTGGTGGATTGGAtacttagtgtgtgtgaggggggcaaAAGCATAAAAGTTTTAAAGAATTAAGTTTCAGTTTTAGGGTTTTTATCCTTCTCTGCATGCTGCATCTTATGCTGTGGGATTCTTGGACTTAATactgtatgaaaaaaaaaaacaataaacttGAAACATTTAATCTGTTTAATAGTTGATCTCTGTCTCATTTTTCCTTCTAGTAAATACTTTTTTGTTATTTCACAATATCCACTCATGGATAGAACACAAAAAGGTCCATTGGTCGGGAAATCCAGAGATTTTCCCCACAGTTCCACATAGTTGAGGCAAAGAGTCCACCTCAAAGGTGATGGGTGTGTTACCAACCCAAGGCCAAGTATACCAACAGGAAAAGCGACAGAACAACCTCTTCATGTTAAAATCTCTCTGCTGCTCGGCTTGCCACTGCTCTGATATTCCCGTAGACCTTTGATGGTGGACTCCCTGTTGGGTAGAGTTGGTGGAAAAAAACCTCAAAGTCAAGAACTTGctacaaaatattatagtgatgTCTACAGAAACTACTATACAACACATATTTACTTACCCAGAATTAGGTTGCATATCGCTGTCCGTGCCATTTTAATGTTTTGAAAAGACCCAAGTAAATGAACCTTCCTGAAAAAACATGAAGGATAACGATATTCATGGTTTTGGAAAGAAAAAGCATAGGTCATGAGGACATATTGTAATGGCTTTCATTCGTCCTATAAGAAGAGATCATACTCACGTGTCTGCGAGCACAATCCTTGTCTTTGTGACATTCTCAATGGTGAATTTTGTTTTCCCTCCCTTTCCTGCTATTCTTCCAATTGCTCGAGATAAGTGGTCTCCTTTAAGGGGTTTCACTGATCAAAGGCAAACAGAATGAGAGGTGAGTGAAGAGTGCACAGCTACTGAGTGAAACAGGAGCAGCATGCAGCATCTGGACACAACTTACCATCTGTGACATCAAAGGTTTCCAGAAATAGTTCATCCAATCTGATGAGAGCTAAAGCATCCTGTGAGTAATAATGGAAATGGAAGATATTAAAGCAGAATCAGATACATGCTGATCCAAGCAGCCGTAATGAAACTATGAACCCCCCAATACGTTCAAGATAACTGTGGTAGAAACTTGGTGGTCACTTTTTTGAAACGGGCAACAGTGTCATATGTATATGCCCCATATGTCAATAATACACTTACCTCAACTTGGAATCCTAACACAAAGGCTTTCACAAAGTCTGCTGCTTTTGTGAGGGCACCAATGTCCTGAGTTTCTTTACATGTCTGTACACAAATAGCATAACAATAATCACTTACTGTATCTTcactatatatttatatataaaataactatatatatatatatatatatatatatatatatatatatatatatatatatatatatatatatatatatatatatatatatataaaatatattatatatatatatatatatatatatatagaggcCTATATGCATCTAGAGACAGTCAGTGTTTGACCCACATTAAATCATGACTACATGGATGATCAATGGCCTACagcagcggttcccaaactttttttcctgCGGACCACCTGCTACATCCTGACTCGCctcgcgtacccccaccatccgaaaagtaacacattctattgacgcattccaggcggcatcatgtttaattagccacGCTATATGATAACAAATAGCAAAATCAAAATGCGCAACTTGTCTATGAGCTCTcacgctaaaaaaaaaaacagtgtggagaacaacattagACTGGTTAGATAGCACCTCACTGCAAACCACACACTGTGGCTTTGGGCAGTCTGTCTCCCAATCCACTTGAAGCCCAGgcctatatgcctcatcataggctagcctattttttttctttgcgcagtcttttctgtctcatcttttttttaccccccctgCGCTCCACCTCCATCATTCTGCCCCCCCATCCCATCGTTACCCGTCTCCTGCTCTCTCGCTTAGATTGCTTTAATTAGTCCTTTTGGACAGTGTCCCTGTTTTTAGACAGTTTTCCATGTTTGCGTAGCCTTCTACATAGCCTATACTTCCACGAAACTAACATGCCAGATATTCTGGCTGCCCGCAGGAAATCATATGCATTGTGGGTAGcttttttttatgaaaacatagcctgctatagagtttacaaatgatttcctttaatttcacgtttccattagcctggctagcgccaccacttctcaatgagacgtggtctgggaaccaaacgttaattttctcgtttttgaaaaaaatgcccagatccgtttattgggtgccacggatgtctatcaaatgcgtctgtgcatagctcatcatcgtcttgctttcccccctgttctgtgattggttccccatctcaggcgaaaatttgctccatggtctccaggctgccttagcagcgtgaatcaaatcgcgagcaaggcagcatgggaacacccaggctacgtttccatatcattataaCCCAATTAGaaatgatttattatttatgaactaatttgattattaattaattaattaattaattaatcatttt
Proteins encoded:
- the pno1 gene encoding RNA-binding protein PNO1, which translates into the protein METVTSKTTETSSTMDCEKNADSFEEVTYKKTQKRKREVGPMEMESEDTTARKRPQFPAISGDKLMGGTDEMRKVAVPAHRYTPLKENWLKIFTPIVENLQLQVRFNLKTRNVEIKTCKETQDIGALTKAADFVKAFVLGFQVEDALALIRLDELFLETFDVTDVKPLKGDHLSRAIGRIAGKGGKTKFTIENVTKTRIVLADTKVHLLGSFQNIKMARTAICNLILGSPPSKVYGNIRAVASRAAERF